In Mytilus edulis chromosome 6, xbMytEdul2.2, whole genome shotgun sequence, the following proteins share a genomic window:
- the LOC139527591 gene encoding coiled-coil-helix-coiled-coil-helix domain-containing protein 2-like isoform X3 → MPRRARSAAARRRRSPSFVPARAQPTAPAHLPASQPRQPGLMAQMATTAAGVAVGSAVGHTMGAAMTGGSGGETLPAYQEPVYQQTQQQPCQIEFRQFIECTQTQNDISMCQGFNEVLKECKLRFG, encoded by the exons atgccaagaAGAGCAAGATCAGCTGCAGCTCGAAG ACGGCGGTCTCCAAGTTTTGTGCCTGCTAGAGCCCAACCAACAGCACCAGCCCACCTTCCTGCATCGCAGCCTAGACAACCAGGATTAATGGCACAGATGGCAACTACAGCAGCTGGAGTAGCTGTTGGCTCTGCTGTT GGTCATACAATGGGTGCAGCCATGACTGGTGGCAGTGGTGGTGAAACTCTCCCAGCATACCAGGAACCAGTTTACCAACAGACACAACAACAGCCATGTCAGATTGAGTTCAGACAATTCATTGAATGTACCCAGACACAGAATGACATATCAATGTGCCAAGGTTTTAACGAAGTTTTAAAAGAATGCAAGCTTAGATTTGGTTAG
- the LOC139527591 gene encoding coiled-coil-helix-coiled-coil-helix domain-containing protein 2-like isoform X2, with the protein MPRRARSAAARRRRSPSFVPARAQPTAPAHLPASQPRQPGLMAQMATTAAGVAVGSAVGHTMGAAMTGGSGGETLPAYQEPVYQQTQQQPCQIEFRQFIECTQTQNDISMCQGFNEVLKECKLRFGVQL; encoded by the exons atgccaagaAGAGCAAGATCAGCTGCAGCTCGAAG ACGGCGGTCTCCAAGTTTTGTGCCTGCTAGAGCCCAACCAACAGCACCAGCCCACCTTCCTGCATCGCAGCCTAGACAACCAGGATTAATGGCACAGATGGCAACTACAGCAGCTGGAGTAGCTGTTGGCTCTGCTGTT GGTCATACAATGGGTGCAGCCATGACTGGTGGCAGTGGTGGTGAAACTCTCCCAGCATACCAGGAACCAGTTTACCAACAGACACAACAACAGCCATGTCAGATTGAGTTCAGACAATTCATTGAATGTACCCAGACACAGAATGACATATCAATGTGCCAAGGTTTTAACGAAGTTTTAAAAGAATGCAAGCTTAGATTTG GTGTACAATTATAG
- the LOC139527591 gene encoding coiled-coil-helix-coiled-coil-helix domain-containing protein 2-like isoform X1 gives MPRRARSAAARRRRSPSFVPARAQPTAPAHPPASQPRKPGLMAQMATTAAGVAVGSAVGHTMGAAMTGGSGGETLPAYQEPDYQQSQQQPCQIEFRQFIECTQTQNDISMCQGLNEVLKECKLKFGVQL, from the exons atgccaagaAGAGCAAGATCAGCTGCAGCTCGAAG ACGGCGGTCTCCAAGTTTTGTGCCTGCTAGAGCCCAACCGACAGCCCCAGCCCATCCTCCTGCATCGCAACCCAGAAAACCAGGATTAATGGCACAGATGGCTACTACAGCAGCTGGAGTAGCTGTTGGCTCTGCTGTT GGTCATACAATGGGTGCAGCCATGACTGGTGGCAGTGGTGGTGAAACTCTCCCAGCATACCAGGAACCAGATTACCAACAGTCACAACAACAGCCATGTCAGATTGAGTTCAGACAATTCATAGAATGTACTCAGACACAGAATGACATCTCAATGTGCCAAGGACTAAATGAAGTTTTAAAAGAATGCAAGCTTAAATTTG gTGTACAGTTGTAA